The sequence GCGGTGATTGTTGCCAGTGGCTCGTATGATACGCCCAATCAGTTGGCGATTGAAGGGGCTGAGCTAGCCAAAGTTAAGCATTATTATCGTGAAGGTCACCCCTTCTATCGCCAAAACGTTGCAGTGATTGGCGGCGGCAATTCAGCTGCCGAAGCTGCGCTCGATTTGTATTATCACGGCGCAAATGTCACGATTATTCATCAGTTTGCTGGTTTGGATCAACGGATCAAGCCATGGATTGCTGCTGATTTGAAGGCTTGGATCGAAGCGGGCAAGATTCAGACTTTTTGGCAAGCCAAGCTCAGTGCCATCACGCCAACCAGCATCCAAATTACCAGCGCTGATGGCTCGCAACATACCCAAGCCAACGATTGGGTTTTTGCCTTGATTGGCTATCGACCAAACACCAGCATGCTCGAAACGGTTGGAGTTATGGTTGATCAGGATGCTGTGCCAAGCCATAACCCAACCACCTTTGAAACCAATGTGCCCAATCTATTTATCGCTGGTGTGTTGGCGGCGGGAGCACACCCGAGCAAAATCTTTATTGAAAATGGCCGTGAGCATGGCCCAGCAATAATCGCCGAGTTGCGCCAACGTTGGGCTGGGCCGCGCTGATGGAAATAACAGGGTTTCGTTGGTTGTTGAGCGACGCTGGTCAACAACTCTTGGCTGAACTTAGCGATGATCGCGATTTGAATGAAGCGAACTTTTTGCGCTACACCACCAAATTGCGCAAGCATTACCCAGTCGAGGCGGTAACGGCGGCTTTGGAAACCAGCTTATTGCGCCGCGCCGCCCAAGCTAAATTTCCCCAAGCCAGCCAACTATATTTTACCCGTGAGGCCTTGGAACAAGCTACGCCTTGGCTGGTCGCCAGCTATCGCCAACGCCATTTTGCGGCTGGCTCGCGGCTGGCCGATTTGGGCTGCTCGGTTGGTGGCGATGCCTTGGCCTTAGCCCAAAGTTGCTCGGTTTTGGCGATCGATCGTGATCCATTGCGTTTGGCAATGCTTGAGGCTAATGCTCAGGCGCTTGGGCTAAGCCAGCAAATCAGCATCCAAGAGGCCGATTTTACCACGCTAGAATTTGCAGGCTACGCTGGTTTATTTATCGATCCGGCGCGGCGCAGCAATGGTAAGCGTATTTGGGATGTTGAGCACTATCAGCCGCCGCTTTCTACCTTGGAGCGTTGGCGTGGGCAAGTGCCAATTCATGGAGCCAAAGTTGCCCCAGGTATTCCCGATGAAGCCGTGCCTGCTGGCTACGATCTTGAGTTTATTTCGCTTGATGGCGATTTGCGCGAGGCTTGTTTGTGGTGGCAAGCTGGTCAGGTTGGCGGGCAACGCAAGGCGATAGTGCTCAGTAGTGCTGGTGCTGAACACAGTTTAATTGCCGATTCCACGCAAGCCGCCGCCGCGCTGAGTGAACCACTGACCTATTTGTACGAGCCTGATCCAGCGGTGATTCGAGCGCACGCCGTGGCCGATATTGCCAATCAGTTGGATTTAGCGCAACTTGATACCAGCATTGCCTACCTTACCAGCGATCGTTTGGTGCAATCGCCATTTCTGCGAACTTGGCAAATTGAGCAATGGCTACCATTTAATCTCAAAGCGCTGCGCCAAATATTGCAAGCGCGTGAGATTGGCCGCGTAACCGTCAAAAAGCGTGGCTCGCCGATTACGCCCGAAGAATTGAGCAAACAACTGCGCTTGAAGGGTCGCTACGAGCAAACATTGGTACTGACCAAACTGCAAGGCCAGCCAATTGTGCTGTTGGTAAAATTGCTTTAAGTTGCGCTCTATCTGCTGCATATCAGCTACATATCAGCTACATTTGTTGCCAAAACCGCTATAAACTACGTCTTAGGCATAAACCAGATAAACCAGATTGTAGGAGGTTGACATGGCAGCAGCACTTTCACGCCGTAGTTTTCTGAAAATAATGGGCTATTCGACCTTGGCGACGACCGCCACGACGCTGGGAGCCGCCGCATATGGGTTTCAAATTGAGGCCGAATGGCTGAGCGTACACGAAGAAACGATCGTTTTGCCCCGCTTGGCTAGCGCTTACGATGGCTATCGTATCGCCCATTTGAGCGATATTCATGTTGATGATGTGGTGATGACCCGTGAACATTGGCTGACCACCGTGCGCATGGTCAACGCCCAAAAACCAGATTTAATCGCGATCTCAGGCGATTTTATTACCCATGACCCGAGCCGTTACAGCGAAGATTTAGCGGCTGGCTTGGCGATGCTTGAAGCGCCCGATGGGGTGTTGGGCGTTTTGGGCAACCACGATTATTGGGGCGATGGCAATGGCGAGACCGTGCGTCAAGTGTTGCGGTCAACTGGC comes from Chloroflexota bacterium and encodes:
- a CDS encoding SAM-dependent methyltransferase, translating into MEITGFRWLLSDAGQQLLAELSDDRDLNEANFLRYTTKLRKHYPVEAVTAALETSLLRRAAQAKFPQASQLYFTREALEQATPWLVASYRQRHFAAGSRLADLGCSVGGDALALAQSCSVLAIDRDPLRLAMLEANAQALGLSQQISIQEADFTTLEFAGYAGLFIDPARRSNGKRIWDVEHYQPPLSTLERWRGQVPIHGAKVAPGIPDEAVPAGYDLEFISLDGDLREACLWWQAGQVGGQRKAIVLSSAGAEHSLIADSTQAAAALSEPLTYLYEPDPAVIRAHAVADIANQLDLAQLDTSIAYLTSDRLVQSPFLRTWQIEQWLPFNLKALRQILQAREIGRVTVKKRGSPITPEELSKQLRLKGRYEQTLVLTKLQGQPIVLLVKLL
- a CDS encoding metallophosphoesterase, producing the protein MAAALSRRSFLKIMGYSTLATTATTLGAAAYGFQIEAEWLSVHEETIVLPRLASAYDGYRIAHLSDIHVDDVVMTREHWLTTVRMVNAQKPDLIAISGDFITHDPSRYSEDLAAGLAMLEAPDGVLGVLGNHDYWGDGNGETVRQVLRSTGIHDLTNRAISLNRGSSKLHLAGHDDLWPNPIGPNDPSTMKPVLDRLVAELPKTDAAIILVHEPDTADFTASYNRFDLQLSGHAHGGQVRVPVKGALLLPYLGMRYPDHRYDVGSMVQFTSWGLGCSWPQVRFGCRPEIVMLSLACA
- a CDS encoding YpdA family putative bacillithiol disulfide reductase produces the protein MQSYDLIIIGAGPSGLSAAIAAQQAGFNYLVLERGAITNTIIDYPLQTVFFSTAPNLTIGNVPWSSIHPHPTRTEALAYYRGVVEHFQLNVQMYEPVQALECLADGTFQLHTTRHDQTSARYAARAVIVASGSYDTPNQLAIEGAELAKVKHYYREGHPFYRQNVAVIGGGNSAAEAALDLYYHGANVTIIHQFAGLDQRIKPWIAADLKAWIEAGKIQTFWQAKLSAITPTSIQITSADGSQHTQANDWVFALIGYRPNTSMLETVGVMVDQDAVPSHNPTTFETNVPNLFIAGVLAAGAHPSKIFIENGREHGPAIIAELRQRWAGPR